Within the Nitrospiraceae bacterium genome, the region AGCAGTGAGGTTCAGTTTCAGTTTTGCCATGTACATTTCGAGATTTGTCCAGTATCCGGGAATTGGACCGCCGTCTTTTACCGTCTCATTTATATATGTATAAATCATCAGCTCATTCCAGAAAGGAGCCCTTGAGAACAGAGGATCCCATCCTTCATGTTTGTTTGTGGTTGACGTATCATCGCCTGACAAATATACAAAGCCAAGATCAAACTCAGGCTTTAAAATAGCTTTATCATATTTTCTGCCGACGAAAACATATCCGCCATTTCCAGTTCTGTCGTTGCCGCCGTTGTATTCGCCAAATTGATGTGCAAACTCGCCTCTTAATTTCCATCCGCTCATTTCAAAAACAGCACGAGCGCCGACTGTATGCAGTTTTAAAAGCGGATTTGTGCCTACCGTATCTTCTTCTTTATAAATGTAATAAGGCTCAAGTGAAATACTTTCAATAGGTTTTGTTCTTCCATACAGCACAACGCCTCTTTCGTCTGAACCTGTTAGCAGCTTTTTATGCCCTGTATACCCAGAACCTACAATCGAAGTACGCATAGAAGGGAAATACACATCTTTCATAGGATCGCTGATATAAACAAAATCCACACTGTTATTCTGGTTAAATCTAAATCTTGCTCTTGCTGCATTAAAATAAAAACTTCTAGAACCGTCTCCCGGTGTTCCATCAAGAATTAAAAATCCTTCTCCGTACATATCAGGTCCCAGAAAATCCTGACGCCCAACTTTTATGTCAACTGGAAGTCCAAAAATACTTTTTGCATCAAAATAAACATTGTCAATAATCAGTTCGTCTTCTTCAAACTTATTTCTCTCTGCATTGATATAATAAGGTCCGGTGTAATATTTAGCTTCGTTAGTAAGCCTGAGATAAATATTATTGTCCTTATTGAGAGCAGCTTTTCCCCAGACAGAAGTCCTTAAACGGAAAAAATTTCTGTCAGGAGTTGTTGTAGGCGCTGTGCCGGCGTCCACAACATTGTCCCATATCTCCTGCCTGAGCCTTAAAGATCCGCCAGCTGAAAATGTATCATCAGCATCAGCCAGCGGGACACTTATAACAGCTACAAAAAACAACACTGCCAAAACTAAGAATTTTTTAGCCATATCCCCTCCGAAACCTTAAGATACTCTTCATTCCCCTTATGCAGGGCTGAAGTGCAAAATAATAATATATAAAAACAGAGTTTTGCAATAAGTATTTTCATTTTTACTATTGATATATTTAATATATATATTCATATCGTATAATGGTATATTATTGGAAAATTTTTGAACAATCCTATGCATAAAATAATAGATTTTCATACTCACGCATTTCCAGATGAGATTGCTGAAAAAGCAATTACGCTCCTGCAGGAAGAAGGAGACGTTAAAGCAAATCTTGACGGCAGACTGTCTTCCCTGATCTCTTCAATGGATAAATGCGGTATTAGCAAAAGCGTTATCTGTGCCATAGCAACAAAACCTTCGCAGTTCGACCCGATACTCGCATGGTGTAAAAAAATACGCTCGGACAGGATTATCCCATTCCCGTCTCTTCACCCTGATGATTCAGATGTTTTTGCCAGAATCGATGACATAAAGAAAAACGGATTCAAGGGAATAAAATTACATCCGTATTATCAGAACTTTAATCTTGATGATAAAAAGCTTTTCCCTATATATGAAAAAATAAGCAGTGAGAATCTCATAATAGTAATGCACACAGGTTTTGATATCGCCTTCGAAAGAATAAGACGGGCAGACCCTGAAAAAATTGTCAGGGTCATGGAGTCTTTTCCATCGCTTAAACTCGTTACAACGCATCTCGGCTCATGGGATGATTGGGACGAGGTCGAAAAACATATTATCGGAAAAGATATCTACATGGAAATCTCATTTTCACTGGAACTGTTGGATAAACACCATGCAAGAAACCTTATCTCAAGACATTCGAAGGAATACGTACTTTTCGGAACGGACTCTCCATGGACTGATCAGTATAAGACATTATCACTGCTGAGGGAACTCGGACTTGATGAAAAGACAGAATCTCTTATCCTCTCAGAAAATGCTGCCCGCCTTTTAAATTCTGTTTGAATTTTTCTAGATAGTATCCTGTTGAAAATAACCAAATCGGTATGATAATCTAAACTTCACTTTTTCTTTTTACAGGAAAGGCAGAAACCCTCATGAGTCAAAAAATACTTCTCTCAGGAAATGAGGCAATAGCGCTGGGCGCTTTTGAGGCAGGGTTAAGAGTTGCCTCTGCATATCCTGGCACGCCCTCTACAGAGATACTCGAAAATATTTCCACATATGAAGGCATATATGCAGAATGGTCTCCAAATGAAAAAGTAGCTTATGAAGTCGCTCTCGGCGCATCTTTTGCAGGCGCAAGGGCGCTCGTATCAATGAAGCATGTAGGCCTGAATATCGCAGCAGACCCTTTGTTTACATCCGCATACACAGGCGTAAGAGGCGGACTTGTTGTCATAACAGCAGATGACCCTGAGATGCACAGCTCGCAGAATGAGCAGGACAACCGCAATTATGCTTTTGCTGCAAAAGTCCCTATGTTTGAGCCTTCAGATCCTTCAGAAGCAAAAGAATTCGTCAAACTTGCATTTCAATTAAGCGAGGAATTCGACACACCTGTTCTGGTAAGAACAACAACAAGGGTCTCGCATGTTAAGGGTCTTGTTAATAAAGGTGAGATCGTAACATCAAAGATAAAGCCGGGCATTGAAAAGATCCCGGAAAAATTCGTAATGCTTCCTGCAAATGCGCGCTTAAGAAGAAAGGAATTGGATAAGCGGTTTGTCAGGCTCAGGGAATTTGCAGATTCATTCGAACATAATAAAACTGAATATAACGATAAAAAAATCGGATTCATAACATCAGGCATATCATATCTTTATGTCAAAGAGGCATTCCCGGACGCATCTGTTTTAAAACTCGGGATGGTATATCCATTCCCTGAAAAAATCATAAAAGAATTTGCAAAAAATGTTGAAGAAATATTCGTTGTTGAAGAACTCGATCCTTTTATAGAAAATTATGTAAAAGCGCTTGGAATAAGATGCAAAGGCAAAGAGCTCATCCCTGCTGCAGGCGAACTGAATCCTTCAATTGTCAGGGCTTCAATAACAGGAGAAAAATCTACAGCTCTGTTTGAGCCTGTAAAAATACCTAACCGCCCGCCCAATTTATGTCCGGGATGTCCACACAGGGGTATCTTCCATGTACTTTCAAAATTAAATGTATTCATAGCAGGAGATATCGGCTGCTATACGCTTGCAGCGCTTAAACCTCTGTCAGCAATGGATTCATGCATCTGCATGGGAGCAAGCATAGGAAATGCATTAGGCATGGAAAAGGCTTTGGGCAAAGATGCATTAGGAAAGATCGTGGCAGTGCTCGGAGATTCGACATTCATACATTCAGGCATCACAGGGCTTATTGATGTTGTTTACAACAAAGGTTTTACAACAGTGCTTATCCTTGATAACAGGACGACTGCAATGACAGGACATCAGCCCAATCCTGCCTCAGGCCAGACAGTAAAAGGCGATATAAGCACAATGCTTGACATTGAGGCTTTGTGCAGGGCAATCGGAGTGAAAAATGTTTATACAGTTAATCCAAATGATATTGAAGAGACATACAAAATCGTGAAGCAGGAAATAGAGCGTCCTGAACCCTCTGTGATAATAACAAAAGCTCCATGCGTTCTTCTTCCTGAGATGAAAAAAAGAAAAGACAAATCTTTATACATTATTATCCCTGAGAAATGCACAGGATGCAGGTCATGCCTTAAGATCGGCTGTCCTGCGATAGAATGGGTACCAATCACAGAAGAAGATGCAAAAAAACTTGG harbors:
- a CDS encoding amidohydrolase family protein, translated to MHKIIDFHTHAFPDEIAEKAITLLQEEGDVKANLDGRLSSLISSMDKCGISKSVICAIATKPSQFDPILAWCKKIRSDRIIPFPSLHPDDSDVFARIDDIKKNGFKGIKLHPYYQNFNLDDKKLFPIYEKISSENLIIVMHTGFDIAFERIRRADPEKIVRVMESFPSLKLVTTHLGSWDDWDEVEKHIIGKDIYMEISFSLELLDKHHARNLISRHSKEYVLFGTDSPWTDQYKTLSLLRELGLDEKTESLILSENAARLLNSV
- the iorA gene encoding indolepyruvate ferredoxin oxidoreductase subunit alpha is translated as MSQKILLSGNEAIALGAFEAGLRVASAYPGTPSTEILENISTYEGIYAEWSPNEKVAYEVALGASFAGARALVSMKHVGLNIAADPLFTSAYTGVRGGLVVITADDPEMHSSQNEQDNRNYAFAAKVPMFEPSDPSEAKEFVKLAFQLSEEFDTPVLVRTTTRVSHVKGLVNKGEIVTSKIKPGIEKIPEKFVMLPANARLRRKELDKRFVRLREFADSFEHNKTEYNDKKIGFITSGISYLYVKEAFPDASVLKLGMVYPFPEKIIKEFAKNVEEIFVVEELDPFIENYVKALGIRCKGKELIPAAGELNPSIVRASITGEKSTALFEPVKIPNRPPNLCPGCPHRGIFHVLSKLNVFIAGDIGCYTLAALKPLSAMDSCICMGASIGNALGMEKALGKDALGKIVAVLGDSTFIHSGITGLIDVVYNKGFTTVLILDNRTTAMTGHQPNPASGQTVKGDISTMLDIEALCRAIGVKNVYTVNPNDIEETYKIVKQEIERPEPSVIITKAPCVLLPEMKKRKDKSLYIIIPEKCTGCRSCLKIGCPAIEWVPITEEDAKKLGFKEKQKGYSIINAALCDGCGQCVTLCKFKAIALSGDKSGKR
- a CDS encoding alginate export family protein, coding for MAKKFLVLAVLFFVAVISVPLADADDTFSAGGSLRLRQEIWDNVVDAGTAPTTTPDRNFFRLRTSVWGKAALNKDNNIYLRLTNEAKYYTGPYYINAERNKFEEDELIIDNVYFDAKSIFGLPVDIKVGRQDFLGPDMYGEGFLILDGTPGDGSRSFYFNAARARFRFNQNNSVDFVYISDPMKDVYFPSMRTSIVGSGYTGHKKLLTGSDERGVVLYGRTKPIESISLEPYYIYKEEDTVGTNPLLKLHTVGARAVFEMSGWKLRGEFAHQFGEYNGGNDRTGNGGYVFVGRKYDKAILKPEFDLGFVYLSGDDTSTTNKHEGWDPLFSRAPFWNELMIYTYINETVKDGGPIPGYWTNLEMYMAKLKLNLTADTNVIFSYQYMRAAEKTSGLSASMFSNDGKDRGQLCLAMLNHKFTKSLDGFLQAEYFMPGDFYASNARNAAFIRWQLQYKI